Proteins from a genomic interval of Symmachiella macrocystis:
- the smc gene encoding chromosome segregation protein SMC, with product MLKSLEMFGFKSFADRTRFDFAPGVTCVVGPNGSGKSNVVDSIKWILGDQSAKSLRGKEMTDVIFNGAAGRKPSGFAEATLSFDNSTRFLGIEADEVQVGRRLYRSGESEYLINKSPSRLKDVRDLLMGTGTGAYSIIEQGRVDQLLQASNVNRRAVFEEAAGISRFKARKVDAQRKLERVDQNLLRLKDIVQELGGRLNTMRQQAKKASRYRKYSSELQELRVGFAADEYRELTTQLGAISQSHDGWQSEIDELKAKSSEIEKQQAALDIRLTTVEDALQESQQRTAANREAIAGFQATSRHQSGRRDELSAELQRLMSQQSNLTLRARDIAGELQQTLASLEDYEQNYEARNAALIAREQELSQFGQTLTDRLQQLEAAREQTLEAKQRVAVLGGRIATNDARIKTIEAALVEDEKRIGARQQELTAANSKLEVHHRELQNSQNRQTELRTRLTEERTRLEELSQARMDAEHAFNTHREQRTGWKARLQVLEDLESRNEGIGVGVREILTRARESHLTPWNQIRGSVADLLQVDLEHAALIEVALGSRSQLIVLEDADPLLEYLQGTACQISGRVGFLAVTDSTGQSAENGPSATVDLSDRPGVIARADQLVKSAATVPTLPAALLRDTWIVNSLKVALELAAGAGHGCRFVTLQGELLEADGRVYAGTFQGETTVVSRRSELRRLKTDLQRLDSRIEEAEQEFIQKQAELEACTVELRTLEAEQETHAETLAETKSAMLSQQMECERLERSVSDARESVVEKTNELETCRAERMAAAEALAKVESQLADEQQLIHNGERKVEQMEQELTARREQLSSDKLEMAKQEERLENLQSARSRLGEEQFQRDAHREEAVRRLQIVREKRDNLTLGLLNSTAALSEHALIQEGLSIDLAQREREREEVRAIRSQLSAEELKYRHALRELEERAHEQEMNRRDLRHQISNVEERLQEEFGVNVVEVAEQGVSAIQLYVDEARHEQTPETAASSEEEAGNDVDSVETETETASADDPEQHLDEAEKHLDADQEQNEEATIREPSESWEAQPPEVIVEIRKAIESRISTLRRKLKSIGNVSVDSLQELEDLESRHGKLSEQLQDLTDAKSSLEEIIRRINSESRRLFKETFEEIRGHFQGLFRKLFGGGDGDIILEDAEDILECGIDVVARPPGKELRSISLLSGGEKTLTAVAMLMALFQSRPSPFCILDEVDAALDDANIERYVGVIEEFQDTTQFIVITHAKRTMVGADVLYGVTMEESGVSKRMSVRFDDVSPDGHFKIRPHGDIDESETSSDAA from the coding sequence ATGTTGAAGTCGCTCGAGATGTTCGGCTTCAAAAGTTTTGCCGACCGGACCCGATTCGATTTCGCACCCGGTGTCACGTGCGTTGTCGGTCCCAACGGGAGCGGCAAGAGCAACGTCGTCGACTCGATTAAGTGGATTCTCGGCGACCAAAGCGCCAAAAGTCTGCGCGGCAAGGAGATGACAGACGTTATCTTCAATGGAGCCGCGGGCCGTAAACCCTCGGGATTCGCCGAAGCGACGCTCAGCTTCGACAACTCCACGCGGTTCTTGGGCATCGAGGCGGATGAAGTCCAAGTCGGCCGCCGGTTGTATCGCAGCGGCGAATCGGAATATCTGATCAACAAGTCGCCCTCGCGACTGAAAGATGTCCGCGACTTGTTGATGGGCACCGGCACCGGCGCCTATAGCATCATCGAACAAGGCCGCGTCGATCAGTTGCTGCAAGCCAGTAATGTCAACCGCCGCGCGGTCTTCGAAGAAGCAGCTGGAATCAGCCGTTTCAAGGCCCGCAAAGTCGATGCGCAACGCAAATTGGAACGGGTCGATCAAAACCTGTTGCGGTTGAAAGACATCGTGCAGGAGTTGGGCGGGCGACTCAATACGATGCGGCAACAGGCGAAAAAGGCCTCCCGGTATCGCAAGTACTCCTCGGAATTGCAGGAATTGCGTGTCGGATTCGCCGCTGACGAGTATCGTGAGTTGACGACGCAACTGGGCGCGATTTCTCAAAGCCATGACGGTTGGCAATCTGAAATCGATGAATTGAAAGCCAAATCTAGTGAAATTGAAAAACAACAGGCCGCGCTCGACATCCGACTGACAACGGTCGAAGATGCGCTGCAGGAGTCACAACAACGGACCGCCGCCAATCGAGAAGCCATCGCCGGTTTTCAGGCGACCTCCCGACATCAAAGCGGTCGTCGCGACGAACTCTCGGCCGAACTTCAGCGGTTGATGTCGCAACAATCCAATCTCACGCTTCGCGCCCGCGATATCGCCGGAGAGTTGCAGCAGACGCTCGCCAGTTTGGAGGACTACGAACAAAACTATGAAGCCCGCAATGCCGCTTTGATCGCCCGCGAACAGGAGTTGTCGCAGTTCGGACAAACCCTGACCGACCGGTTGCAGCAATTGGAAGCGGCACGGGAACAAACATTAGAGGCAAAACAACGCGTCGCCGTGCTGGGCGGCCGGATAGCCACCAACGATGCCCGGATCAAAACCATAGAAGCTGCGTTGGTCGAAGACGAAAAACGCATCGGCGCCCGCCAACAGGAATTGACCGCGGCCAACTCAAAACTCGAAGTGCATCACCGCGAATTGCAAAATTCGCAAAACCGGCAAACCGAATTGCGGACCCGACTGACCGAAGAGCGGACACGGCTTGAAGAATTATCGCAAGCACGCATGGACGCCGAACACGCTTTCAACACACATCGCGAACAGCGGACCGGTTGGAAAGCCCGCTTGCAGGTTCTGGAGGATTTGGAATCACGCAACGAAGGCATCGGTGTCGGTGTCCGCGAGATTCTAACGCGTGCGCGGGAAAGTCATCTCACCCCGTGGAATCAAATTCGCGGAAGCGTTGCGGATCTGTTGCAAGTCGATTTGGAACACGCGGCTTTGATCGAAGTCGCCTTAGGAAGCCGTTCGCAATTAATCGTGCTAGAAGATGCGGATCCCTTGTTGGAATACTTGCAAGGCACGGCATGCCAGATTTCCGGGCGCGTCGGATTCTTAGCGGTCACTGACAGTACTGGACAATCTGCCGAAAACGGTCCCTCAGCGACGGTCGATCTGTCGGACCGGCCTGGCGTGATTGCGCGTGCGGACCAGTTGGTCAAATCCGCCGCAACGGTTCCCACCTTGCCGGCGGCGTTGTTGCGAGATACGTGGATCGTCAATTCGCTCAAAGTAGCTTTGGAATTAGCGGCCGGCGCCGGTCACGGTTGCCGGTTCGTCACGCTGCAGGGCGAATTGTTGGAAGCTGATGGACGTGTCTATGCAGGTACGTTTCAGGGAGAAACGACCGTGGTCTCGCGGCGCAGCGAATTGCGACGTCTGAAAACTGATTTGCAACGGCTCGATAGTCGTATCGAGGAAGCTGAACAAGAATTCATACAAAAACAGGCCGAATTAGAGGCCTGCACCGTGGAATTGCGGACACTCGAAGCGGAGCAGGAAACGCACGCCGAGACCTTGGCGGAAACCAAATCCGCTATGCTCAGCCAACAGATGGAATGCGAGCGACTGGAGCGGAGCGTTTCCGATGCCCGCGAGTCGGTTGTGGAGAAAACCAACGAACTCGAAACATGCCGCGCTGAGCGCATGGCGGCCGCCGAAGCGCTGGCGAAAGTGGAGTCGCAACTCGCCGATGAACAACAGTTGATTCATAACGGCGAACGCAAGGTCGAACAAATGGAACAGGAGTTGACCGCCCGCCGCGAGCAACTCAGTTCAGACAAATTGGAAATGGCCAAGCAGGAAGAACGGTTGGAAAACCTGCAATCCGCACGTTCCCGCCTGGGGGAAGAGCAATTTCAACGCGATGCGCATCGTGAGGAAGCGGTACGGCGGTTGCAAATCGTTCGTGAGAAACGAGACAACCTGACGTTAGGACTGCTCAATTCGACCGCGGCTTTGTCGGAGCACGCGTTGATTCAAGAGGGCCTGTCCATCGATCTCGCGCAACGCGAACGTGAGCGGGAAGAGGTCCGCGCGATTCGCAGCCAACTTTCGGCGGAGGAGCTGAAATATCGGCATGCGCTGCGCGAGTTAGAAGAACGCGCGCATGAACAGGAAATGAATCGACGCGACTTACGACACCAAATCTCAAATGTCGAAGAGCGGCTCCAAGAAGAATTCGGCGTCAACGTCGTGGAAGTTGCCGAACAGGGCGTTTCCGCGATTCAGCTGTATGTGGACGAAGCCCGACACGAACAAACTCCCGAAACCGCTGCCTCGAGCGAAGAAGAGGCCGGCAACGACGTCGATTCGGTAGAAACCGAGACGGAAACGGCCTCAGCCGACGATCCGGAACAGCATCTTGATGAAGCAGAGAAGCATCTCGACGCCGACCAGGAGCAAAACGAGGAGGCCACGATCCGCGAACCCAGCGAATCGTGGGAGGCACAGCCGCCGGAAGTGATTGTCGAAATTCGCAAAGCGATTGAATCTCGAATCTCAACGCTGCGCCGCAAACTCAAATCAATCGGCAATGTCAGCGTCGACAGCCTGCAGGAACTCGAAGACTTAGAATCGCGTCACGGCAAGCTCAGCGAACAACTTCAGGATCTGACGGACGCCAAAAGTTCGTTGGAAGAGATCATCCGTCGGATCAATTCCGAAAGCCGGCGGTTGTTTAAGGAGACGTTTGAAGAAATCCGCGGACATTTCCAAGGCTTATTCCGCAAATTATTCGGCGGCGGCGATGGCGACATCATCTTGGAGGATGCCGAGGACATTCTAGAATGCGGCATCGATGTGGTTGCGCGACCGCCGGGTAAGGAGTTACGCAGCATCTCATTGTTGAGCGGTGGAGAAAAAACACTCACCGCTGTCGCGATGTTGATGGCCTTATTCCAAAGCCGTCCCAGCCCGTTTTGTATATTGGACGAAGTCGACGCGGCTTTGGACGATGCGAACATCGAACGTTACGTGGGTGTGATCGAAGAATTCCAAGACACGACCCAGTTCATTGTGATCACACATGCCAAACGGACCATGGTCGGGGCGGATGTGTTGTATGGGGTGACGATGGAGGAGTCGGGCGTCTCCAAACGGATGTCGGTTCGTTTCGACGATGTCAGCCCCGATGGCCATTTCAAGATTCGTCCGCATGGCGATATCGATGAATCCGAAACGAGCAGCGATGCCGCTTGA
- a CDS encoding flagellar basal body P-ring protein FlgI, producing the protein MTRSTKMLLWGLLFSITLTGCAEIINFRSQTPEDEENIDLNNNAVETDYLAKMITIAGTQAMEVKGVALVTGLDGTGGDPPPSIYRSWLLDDMRRRKVRNPNKILRSPNTALVLVRAYIPPVVKKGDIFDVEIALPPNSDSTSLRGGWMMECFLTEQAIVSGRAPMKGHTWATAKGPVLVSASSVEDSDASTLLKRGRVLAGGKARKERTLGVYLQSKYISFRNARRVENRINQRFFGYKNSQRKGLATAKTDEYIQLDVQESYKNNHSRYLQVIRQIAFRENAVQQRERLVRLQEKMMSPSLAGISALRFEAIGKPSIPFLKQVLQDSTSLEVRFYAAEALAYLGDNSGAETLVEAAREERAFRVYALAALSIIDDTVSYYGLRQLINEESVELRYGAVRALWTLNKDDPFIRGEHLNDQFTLRVLPSSGEPMVHLTRSQRSEIVVFGDEQRMQTPVALTAGPHIMVNARSGDDKIIVSKYKLGEPDQRREVSTRVADVIAAVADMDASYPDVAQMLSQASVQFNLPGRLEVDALPQGGRVYMRPIAGSESGSSGGRRKARVGGVNRTPNLYPVIRDSSGEIIVEEKESDDVEESDEAGEASVTDVRPDEEAEPEVLKKPGFLSGILNLDDE; encoded by the coding sequence GTGACCCGATCTACAAAAATGTTGTTGTGGGGCCTGTTGTTCTCAATCACGCTGACAGGCTGCGCCGAGATCATCAACTTTCGGTCTCAGACGCCTGAGGACGAAGAAAATATCGACCTCAACAACAATGCCGTCGAGACCGATTACCTGGCTAAAATGATCACCATTGCTGGAACGCAGGCGATGGAAGTCAAAGGGGTCGCATTGGTCACCGGCTTGGACGGCACCGGCGGAGATCCGCCGCCATCGATTTATCGCTCCTGGTTGTTGGATGACATGCGTCGCCGCAAGGTGCGCAATCCCAATAAAATCCTACGTTCTCCCAATACAGCACTGGTGCTCGTGCGGGCCTATATTCCGCCGGTCGTGAAGAAGGGGGATATTTTCGACGTCGAAATCGCGTTGCCTCCCAACAGCGACTCCACAAGCTTGCGTGGTGGTTGGATGATGGAATGCTTTTTAACCGAACAAGCGATCGTTTCCGGCCGTGCTCCGATGAAGGGGCATACTTGGGCGACCGCCAAAGGCCCGGTCTTGGTCTCAGCCAGTTCGGTCGAGGATAGCGACGCTTCCACGTTGCTCAAACGAGGACGTGTCCTGGCCGGCGGTAAAGCCCGCAAGGAACGGACGCTTGGCGTTTATCTGCAAAGCAAGTACATCAGTTTTCGGAACGCACGACGTGTAGAAAACCGCATCAACCAACGGTTCTTCGGCTACAAAAACAGCCAACGCAAAGGCCTAGCTACAGCCAAGACCGACGAATACATTCAATTGGACGTGCAGGAAAGTTACAAGAACAACCATTCTCGGTACCTGCAAGTCATTCGCCAAATCGCTTTTCGAGAAAACGCCGTTCAACAGCGGGAACGGTTGGTCCGTCTGCAAGAAAAAATGATGAGTCCTTCTCTAGCGGGTATTTCGGCCTTGCGGTTCGAAGCGATCGGCAAGCCGTCCATTCCGTTTTTAAAACAGGTTTTACAGGACAGCACGAGCCTGGAAGTTCGATTCTATGCCGCGGAAGCATTGGCCTATTTGGGTGACAATAGCGGAGCGGAAACATTGGTCGAAGCGGCTCGCGAGGAACGCGCGTTTCGTGTTTATGCCTTGGCCGCCTTATCGATCATCGACGATACGGTTTCCTATTATGGTTTGCGGCAGTTGATTAACGAAGAGAGTGTCGAACTGCGTTACGGTGCGGTGCGAGCCTTGTGGACGCTCAACAAAGACGACCCCTTCATTCGTGGGGAACATCTGAACGATCAGTTTACGCTTCGCGTACTGCCTTCGTCGGGTGAGCCGATGGTGCACCTGACGCGTTCGCAACGCTCTGAAATCGTAGTATTCGGCGATGAACAACGCATGCAGACTCCGGTCGCTTTAACAGCTGGACCACACATCATGGTCAATGCGCGATCTGGCGACGACAAAATTATCGTTAGCAAGTACAAATTGGGCGAGCCTGACCAGCGTAGAGAAGTCAGTACCCGTGTCGCCGACGTCATTGCGGCTGTCGCCGATATGGACGCCAGTTATCCTGATGTGGCCCAAATGTTGTCACAAGCCAGTGTACAGTTCAATTTGCCGGGCCGGTTGGAAGTTGATGCCTTGCCCCAAGGGGGACGGGTTTACATGCGTCCCATCGCCGGGAGCGAGTCGGGTTCGTCCGGCGGTCGTCGCAAGGCACGGGTTGGCGGCGTGAACCGCACACCGAACCTGTATCCGGTCATTCGTGACTCAAGCGGCGAAATCATTGTTGAAGAAAAAGAATCTGACGACGTCGAGGAATCGGACGAAGCCGGTGAGGCCTCGGTGACGGATGTGCGTCCCGACGAGGAGGCTGAACCGGAAGTTCTTAAGAAGCCGGGATTCTTAAGCGGGATTTTGAATTTGGACGACGAGTGA
- the mnmA gene encoding tRNA 2-thiouridine(34) synthase MnmA translates to MAKRVVLAMSGGVDSSVAAHLLRNDGYEVIGLFMRSGVHEETTCAVGSDALPIVASHKQGCCSASDAADARRVADALDIPFHAVNFRDAFGRIKDYFADEYLSGRTPNPCVMCNNWLKFGKLWDYARQVGAESIATGHYARLVSAEGEDRPALVRGVDDSKDQSYVLFGLDRDLLSHVQFPVGEYNKTEIRDIAREVGCRLAEKPDSQEICFVPDQDYAGFIRRYRGEFETAGEIVDTAGNVVGQHAGYEQFTIGQRKGLGIAFGSPRYVVSINADSKQVVIGEREDLACREVVADRLNWLIDDPPGKFRCRAKIRYLHQPAEAEVEITAADRMTVHFDEPQYGVAPGQAVVCYDDDRVLGGGWIS, encoded by the coding sequence GTGGCAAAACGTGTTGTGTTGGCGATGAGTGGGGGCGTCGATAGTTCGGTCGCGGCGCACCTGTTGCGTAACGATGGCTACGAAGTGATCGGGCTGTTCATGCGGTCGGGCGTGCATGAAGAGACGACCTGTGCCGTGGGGAGCGATGCGCTGCCGATTGTGGCGAGCCACAAACAGGGCTGTTGTAGTGCCAGCGACGCCGCCGATGCGCGCCGCGTGGCCGATGCACTCGATATTCCCTTTCACGCGGTCAATTTTCGCGACGCTTTCGGGCGGATCAAGGATTATTTCGCCGACGAATATCTCTCCGGGCGGACACCCAACCCCTGCGTGATGTGCAATAACTGGCTGAAGTTTGGCAAGTTGTGGGATTATGCGCGGCAAGTCGGGGCTGAAAGCATCGCCACCGGACATTATGCACGCCTGGTTTCCGCAGAGGGTGAAGACCGGCCCGCGTTGGTGCGTGGGGTGGATGACAGCAAGGATCAATCCTACGTCCTGTTTGGGTTGGATCGCGACCTACTATCCCACGTGCAGTTTCCTGTGGGGGAATACAACAAAACCGAGATCCGCGATATCGCCCGCGAGGTGGGGTGCCGGTTGGCGGAGAAGCCCGATAGCCAGGAAATCTGTTTCGTTCCCGATCAAGATTACGCCGGATTCATTCGCCGCTACCGCGGGGAATTTGAGACAGCCGGTGAGATTGTCGACACGGCGGGCAACGTCGTGGGACAGCATGCGGGTTACGAACAATTCACGATTGGCCAACGCAAGGGATTGGGAATTGCCTTCGGCAGCCCGCGGTACGTGGTCTCCATCAATGCTGACTCAAAACAGGTGGTAATCGGCGAGCGCGAAGATTTGGCCTGCCGAGAAGTGGTTGCGGACCGGTTGAATTGGCTGATCGATGACCCGCCGGGCAAATTCCGTTGCCGGGCGAAGATCCGCTACCTGCATCAACCCGCCGAGGCCGAGGTGGAAATCACCGCGGCGGACCGCATGACCGTCCACTTCGACGAGCCGCAGTATGGCGTCGCGCCCGGGCAAGCCGTTGTCTGTTACGACGACGACCGTGTTTTGGGTGGCGGTTGGATTTCGTAG
- a CDS encoding HlyD family secretion protein, producing MHKPVIETEQVVQEDDQHLHPRRPLLVFALVLASIGTGSGLALWVQRPSDAEYVGYLHVVSKPVIAARNARIAEVLVSEGQSIETGDPMFVLSDAQLDADRLKAENAVEQLDAELSQAQARAVVELQWRLDDLDHEIFESRLKSARYLQDKLSREVDQIAHKQLMKKFQENNRQRTPVGLIRQIGQDEPSFVDEQARVVTMLKVHESENAIEVASAQIDLCEARVAELKQLQTELPDKVRLSMGIHVAEARLAEAQDTLRRLEATQADLTVRATLPGTIGVVAGEAGDTVSATEPLVEILDPEQRYLIVNIPSTQVNKFEKGSELDLEFPNDVHRVGRVVKTSSQALPATGSRSRSNCVTEVAVHVEQAGKLWPTVPYRTTIKVRPQD from the coding sequence ATGCACAAACCCGTCATCGAAACCGAACAGGTTGTCCAAGAGGATGATCAACACCTGCACCCCCGCCGGCCGCTCTTGGTGTTCGCCTTGGTGCTAGCATCGATCGGAACCGGATCAGGGTTGGCGCTCTGGGTGCAGCGTCCCAGTGACGCCGAGTACGTGGGCTACCTACACGTGGTCTCAAAACCGGTGATCGCTGCACGCAATGCGCGCATTGCCGAAGTGCTCGTCAGCGAAGGACAATCGATCGAAACCGGCGACCCGATGTTTGTACTCTCCGATGCGCAGTTGGATGCGGACCGGCTCAAGGCAGAAAATGCCGTGGAACAACTCGATGCTGAGTTGTCCCAAGCTCAGGCGCGGGCTGTGGTCGAATTGCAATGGCGGCTCGATGATCTCGATCACGAGATTTTCGAATCACGTCTCAAATCGGCGCGGTACCTGCAGGACAAACTTTCGCGCGAAGTCGATCAGATCGCTCACAAACAATTGATGAAGAAGTTCCAAGAGAACAACCGTCAGCGGACCCCGGTCGGTCTCATCCGGCAGATTGGGCAGGACGAACCCTCCTTTGTCGACGAGCAAGCCCGCGTCGTGACGATGCTCAAGGTGCATGAATCGGAAAATGCAATCGAAGTCGCCTCCGCTCAAATCGATTTATGCGAAGCCCGCGTGGCGGAATTAAAACAACTTCAAACCGAACTTCCGGATAAAGTCCGTTTGTCGATGGGGATTCACGTCGCCGAAGCCCGCTTGGCCGAAGCACAGGACACACTGCGGCGGTTGGAAGCGACGCAAGCGGATCTCACCGTGCGAGCCACCTTGCCGGGCACAATCGGCGTCGTCGCTGGAGAAGCAGGCGACACTGTCTCCGCAACGGAGCCGCTGGTCGAAATCTTGGATCCCGAGCAGCGATACCTCATCGTGAACATCCCCTCGACCCAAGTCAACAAATTCGAGAAGGGAAGCGAACTCGATTTGGAATTCCCCAACGACGTCCACCGCGTCGGTCGTGTGGTGAAGACCTCGTCCCAGGCGCTGCCTGCCACAGGATCCAGATCGCGCAGCAACTGCGTCACCGAAGTCGCTGTGCATGTTGAACAGGCCGGCAAACTGTGGCCGACCGTGCCCTATCGCACGACCATCAAGGTCCGCCCGCAGGACTAA
- a CDS encoding ImmA/IrrE family metallo-endopeptidase: MQTETTIAEWNAALEAVAEEMLDEAQIIAPPVDAALIARRLRITVAIDRSLQPRGVHKRLSGRSSIFVRPDDRPERLQWAVAHELGESTAYRVCEKLMLPDEDVAAADRETWANLLAARLMLPRQWFFEDATRLNGDVLELKTIYRTSSHEAIAWRLLDLLRPTVITIFDQGHITSRRANTGFSPPQLESLEKNCWQDVHQVQKSRTHCQRGLQVQCWPVHEPGWRREILRTTTLDEFADMGTDDWD, from the coding sequence ATGCAAACAGAGACTACGATCGCTGAATGGAATGCGGCCTTGGAAGCTGTCGCAGAAGAAATGCTCGACGAAGCGCAGATCATCGCTCCGCCGGTGGATGCGGCACTCATCGCGCGGCGGTTGCGGATTACGGTGGCAATCGATCGCTCCTTACAACCGCGAGGGGTCCACAAACGGTTGTCGGGACGCTCCTCGATTTTTGTCCGACCGGACGACCGCCCGGAACGCCTGCAGTGGGCCGTCGCTCACGAATTGGGGGAATCGACCGCCTATCGTGTTTGCGAAAAATTGATGCTGCCCGACGAGGATGTGGCCGCAGCAGACCGAGAGACATGGGCCAACCTTCTCGCTGCCCGGTTGATGTTGCCCCGACAATGGTTTTTTGAGGATGCAACGCGGCTAAATGGAGATGTGTTGGAATTAAAAACGATCTATCGCACCAGCAGCCATGAAGCGATCGCTTGGCGGTTGTTGGACCTGCTGCGACCGACGGTGATTACGATATTTGACCAAGGTCACATCACCAGCCGCCGCGCGAATACCGGATTTAGTCCGCCTCAGTTGGAATCGCTAGAAAAGAATTGTTGGCAGGATGTGCACCAGGTCCAAAAGTCCCGCACGCATTGCCAGAGGGGCCTCCAAGTCCAATGCTGGCCAGTGCACGAACCGGGTTGGCGGCGAGAGATCTTGCGAACGACGACTCTCGACGAATTCGCCGATATGGGAACAGATGACTGGGACTGA